The Microbacterium sp. W4I20 genome segment GCGGCGGATCTCGGCGAGAACTCCGTCGGGCTCTCCAGCGGCACGAGCGGTCACCGCGGCCTGTTCATCGTGAGTCCGCAGGAGCGGGACGCGTGGGTCGGGACCGTGCTCGCGCGCACCCTGCCGCGCGGACGGCTGCTCGGACACCGCATCGCCCTGTTCCTGCGCGCCGACAACAGCCTCTATGAATCCGTCGGATCGCGCGCGGTGTCGTTCTCGTACTTCGACGTGCACACCGACATGACGGAGAACATCCGCCGGCTCGAGGCCTTCCGCCCCACGATCCTGGTGGCGCCGCCCTCGGTGCTCCGGCTGATCGCCCGTGCCGCCGAGGACGGAATCCTCCACACCCGCCCGCAGAAGGTCTACGCCGTCGCGGAAGTCCTCGAGCTGACTGACGAGCGCCGCATCGCCGCGGCGCTCGGCCAGGAGCGGTTGCATCAGCTGTACCAATGCACGGAAGGATTCCTCGCGCACACCTGCGAAGAGGGCGTGATCCATCTCAACGAGGACAGCGTGCTGTTCGAGCGCGAGCCGCTCGACGAGGAGCGGTTCACCCCGATCATCACCGATCTCCGGCGACGGGCTCAGCCGATCGTGCGTTACCGCCTCGGCGACGTGCTGCGCATCCGGGCGACGCCGTGCCCGTGCGGAAGCGCCCTGACGGCGATCGAGCGCATCGAGGGGCGGGAGGGCGACACGCTGCTGTTCCGCGGACTCGACGGTCGAGGCGTGCCGGTGTTCGCCGACGTGATGACCAGGGCCCTGCTGTATGCCGAGGGGTTCGACGAGTACCGGGTGGTGCAGACGCACGCGTCGCTGCTGAGGATCTCCCTGGATGTGCTCGATGATCAGACGACGGACAGCGTCACGCACGAGGTGCACGCGCTCGCCGATCGGCTGGGCTGCGAACGCCCGGAGATCGTCTTCGACGTGTTCGAGCGAGACGGTTCGGTGAAGCTGCGCCGAGTGGTGCGGACGTGGAGGGGGAACGCCGATGCGGAGCTGTGAGATCGTCGGATGGGGGAGTGTGCTGCCCCCGGACTCCGTCCGCTTCGAGGACCAGGTGC includes the following:
- a CDS encoding F390 synthetase-related protein — its product is MSRVRILREFAAVRWGRPLRSRAGVERRQTRLLRRHLRFLRRRSPHFRELLDAHPFDALPLMDKSVMMRRFDEINTVGVHRDEALALAIANERSRDFAADLGENSVGLSSGTSGHRGLFIVSPQERDAWVGTVLARTLPRGRLLGHRIALFLRADNSLYESVGSRAVSFSYFDVHTDMTENIRRLEAFRPTILVAPPSVLRLIARAAEDGILHTRPQKVYAVAEVLELTDERRIAAALGQERLHQLYQCTEGFLAHTCEEGVIHLNEDSVLFEREPLDEERFTPIITDLRRRAQPIVRYRLGDVLRIRATPCPCGSALTAIERIEGREGDTLLFRGLDGRGVPVFADVMTRALLYAEGFDEYRVVQTHASLLRISLDVLDDQTTDSVTHEVHALADRLGCERPEIVFDVFERDGSVKLRRVVRTWRGNADAEL